The following coding sequences lie in one Spinacia oleracea cultivar Varoflay chromosome 1, BTI_SOV_V1, whole genome shotgun sequence genomic window:
- the LOC110801956 gene encoding probable aquaporin PIP2-5, with protein MQTQNELEEKRLHYKDDLPAPIIDPLELGKWSFYRAVIAEFVSTLVFLYITILTIIGYNVQTDPAMNHAVSACGGVGILGIAWAFGGMIFILVHCTAGISGGHINPAVTFGMLLARKLSLLCAVSYMVAQCLGAVCGVALVKAFHGVYYDKYGGGANKVSPGYSSGTALAAEIVGTFVLVYTVFSATDPKRKARDSHIPVLTPLPIGIAVFMVHLATIPITGTSINPARSFGPAVVYNKHKTWSHLWIFWVGPFIGSAIAVFYHEGILRAKMFKALG; from the exons ATGCAAACACAAAATGAATTGGAAGAAAAACGACTTCATTACAAAGACGATTTACCAGCTCCAATAATTGACCCACTTGAACTAGGGAAATGGTCATTTTATAGAGCTGTGATAGCTGAGTTTGTTTCTacccttgtttttctctatatTACTATCCTCACTATAATAGGATACAATGTCCAGACTGACCCTGCCATGAACCATGCTGTTAGTGCTTGTGGCGGTGTCGGGATTCTAGGGATTGCTTGGGCTTTTGGTGGCATGATCTTCATACTTGTTCATTGTACCGCCGGTATTTCAG GTGGGCACATAAACCCAGCAGTAACATTCGGGATGCTCCTAGCACGAAAACTCTCACTATTGTGCGCCGTATCATATATGGTAGCACAATGCTTGGGGGCCGTATGTGGTGTAGCGTTAGTAAAGGCGTTCCATGGTGTTTACTACGACAAGTATGGCGGTGGAGCAAACAAAGTATCACCTGGATACAGTTCCGGCACCGCTTTAGCCGCCGAGATCGTGGGTACCTTCGTTCTTGTATACACTGTTTTCTCTGCTACTGATCCTAAGAGAAAAGCTAGGGACTCACATATTCCTGTATTAACACCACTTCCAATTGGAATTGCTGTATTTATGGTTCACCTCGCAACCATCCCCATTACTGGAACTAGCATTAATCCTGCTCGGAGTTTTGGACCTGCTGTTGTCTACAACAAGCACAAAACCTGGAGTCATCTT TGGATATTTTGGGTTGGACCCTTCATCGGATCGGCTATTGCAGTTTTCTACCACGAAGGTATCCTTAGAGCAAAAATGTTCAAGGCTTTGGGATAA
- the LOC110801960 gene encoding uncharacterized protein — protein sequence MPHYSVKTVYEKIIGPKPVIQWDNMVWNRLNIPKHRFICWLAVQDRLQTTAKLARFGVSNTASCLICGQADEDHKHLFFACPYSSRCISALKAWLGITYSTGNLKQLMRCIAHGRMSKFRRQVSFAMLAAAVYAVWSSRNCCFWNASFPTVQNMVARVKQNVRDRILVVLPKHVSRRDSLWFATL from the coding sequence ATGCCTCATTATTCTGTGAAAACAGTTTATGAGAAAATTATTGGTCCAAAACCTGTGATTCAGTGGGATAATATGGTGTGGAATAGGCTGAATATCCCTAAGCATAGATTCATATGTTGGTTGGCAGTGCAGGACAGGCTTCAAACCACTGCAAAATTGGCAAGATTTGGTGTTAGTAATACTGCAAGTTGCCTGATTTGTGGACAAGCTGATGAAGATCATAAGCATCtgttctttgcttgtccctataGCAGCAGATGCATTAGTGCTCTCAAAGCTTGGTTAGGGATTACTTATTCCACTGGTAATCTGAAGCAGCTCATGAGGTGTATTGCTCATGGCAGAATGTCAAAGTTTAGAAGGCAGGTTAGCTTTGCAATGCTAGCTGCTGCAGTGTATGCTGTTTGGTCAAGTAGGAATTGTTGTTTTTGGAATGCTTCCTTTCCAACTGTTCAGAATATGGTAGCTAGAGTTAAGCAAAATGTTAGAGATCGAATTTTGGTTGTTTTACCTAAACATGTATCTAGGAGAGATAGCTTGTGGTTTGCTACTCTGTAA